The Parvibaculum sp. DNA segment ATATGCCATACGGGGCGGGCGCGGGACGGCAATTCGTGCATTCGCTGATGATATGCGAGGTGCTCGCCGCGATCGAACTTGCAACAGTGTCCGATCCCAATTTGCGCTTTATTGCCTGGCCCGAAATCCTGGCCAAGGCGCCCAAGGCGACGCGCAACGACGCCCATCCGATGCGGCTGCCCGTGTCCGCCCGCCTGGACAAGACCATTGTCCTAAGCAGAGAGTATGTCGTTCCGGACGGTCTTTTCGGACTCGAATATCGTATGACGGGCGAGAGGAGCTACCGATTCTTCGCGCTCGAAATTGACCGCGGCACCATGCCCATTCATCGTTCGAACGCCCTTCAGTCTTCCTTCAGCGCGAAACTCCGCGCCTACCGCGATATAGCGGAGAGGGATGTACACAAATCCAGGCTGGGGATTCCGAACCTTCTCATCTTGACGGTCACGTCGTCGGAGACCCGGAAAGACAATATGATGTCCACTCTCTCGAACGAAGCCGGCCGTGGCGCGATGTTCCTGTTCAAGGCAGTCGCAGATTTGAGTCTGCCGGCAGGCAGGCAAGACAGGGCAAGACGGGTCCGCGGGGAATTGTGGGAACGCAGCGGCCACCCGGCGCTGGATATTTTCAGTGATACGGAATGCCAAGTCGAAAGGGACGGATAAGTTTCCAGACCGGAACGCCTCCGTCGAGTGCCGATGCGTCGAGATGCAGCATAGCCAACATCGGATGTGGAGGAGGATACTGTGCCCCGTACAAAGAAGATTGATAAGGCGCTTCAGATCGCCGCCGAATCTGTCGCAATTTCCGACTTGCTCTCACAGCGTGCCGAGAGAGCCAAGCTGCGACCCACGACTTATTTCCATCTGGTCAAGTTCATTGAAGGTGACGCTCTGGCTTACCGGCCTCGCCTCAGAGGCGGTGTCTGGTTCATCAAGGCGCGCGTCGACGGGCGCTATCTGGCGCGCCTCATTGCAAGAGCCGACGATCTCGAACCTGCAGATGGTGAGAGCGTGCTTTCCTATGCACAGGCCCTGGAAAAGGGCCGAAGCATTCTGTCGGGAGACAAAAGGAGTTTCTTCGCACCGCGCCGGATGGAGTTTCTTCCTCACACGCTTCGTGTCTGTCCCATCGGAGAAGTCTACACCGTTGGTCATGCATTGCGCGATTACCTAGAAGAAAAGCGAAACAACGGCAGTCCGCAAGGATACAGGACCGCCGTCGCCGACGCGAACGCCTATATCGTCGGGGATCTCTCCTCCATCCCCTGTGCAGACCTCGACATCAAGTTTCTCAAGGAGTGGTTCCGGTCGCTCGGGACAAGACCGTTGGAGGCGTCGAACTTCGTTCGCCGTTCGAACAATCAACCCATTGTCTATAACGATGGTGAGGCGGACCGGAAGGCGAAGGTGAGAGCGAACTGCGTGCTTATTACATTGAAGGCGGCTCTCAACCTTGCATGGCGCGATGGTCGGATCGAAACGGACACCCAATGGCGCAGGCTGCTGCCTTATCGAAGCGTGCGGAAGGCGAGAAGGCGCATTCTGAGTAGCAACGAGATTGAGGCCTTGCTGAAGGCGGCCCCACCGGATCTTCGCAAACTGATCCTCGGCGGTCTCTTCACGGGATGCCGGTCCGGTGAGTTGATGGCGCTTCGGCCATCTAACTTCAACTACGAGACCGGGACACTTTTTGTCCATGCGACAAAGACCTGCCGCAGCCGCAACATTGTTCTCCCCTACGAAGCGATCTCCTATTTCGAGCGGTTGACGCATACGCTCGGAGAGAAGCATCCCATTTTCCACAGGAGCAATGGTGAGCCCTGGGGACACCGTGGATACTGTCATTTGATGCGAAAAATCTCCATTGAAGCGAACATCGAACCGCCTGTCATTTTCCATGAGCTGCGCCATACCTATGCAAGCCGGCTGATCATGTCGGGGGTTTCGCCCTTTGTCGTGGCGGATCAGCTGGGACACGCGGACTGCACGCAGATCATCAAGACCTATGGCCATGTGTCGGCGGAATTCGCCGTGGACCAGGTGCGGACACTCTTTCCCCGTATCGAGGCGACCGCTGCCGAAGTGGCCAAGACCGCCCGATGGCACAAGGGATTGAAAGAAAACCCGCCACCTCGCTGGAAGCGGATAGGCAGAATCTAGACGCGGCGGGGTGGGTCATTGATATATGGTGAGGTGAGTTCACCAAAGCGTTCAGGAGAGCGGCCTCATGACAAGCGACCATTGGATGATCCTCCTCATGGGGATGGCTCTTGCCTGCGGCCCGATTCTGCTCATTTGGTTTGAGGACAAGACGCGTGCACGGAACGTCACCGTCCCGGTTCTCGTCTCTCTCAAAGGCTATGGTCTCTCGCCGCACAGCGCTTTCGGCCTGGTGATCGCGGTCATGCTGATCTATCTGTCTTATCTGATGCGCGGCGTTGGCCTTGGCTTCGTCTTTATGATCTTCGGTTTTCTCGGTTTCATTGTCGTGGTGCAGAATATCCGAAAATCGAAAATGCTCGCGCGATGAACCTTCAGTGAGCATTCCTCATGCCTTCGCTTTGCAAAAGAAGATGACGGGTTGCGGCGACGACGTGATCGGCAACACGGCTGAGATCTGTTATGCCAACCGGCCTGACGGCGGCCCATGCGGAGGATGCCGGATTGGACCCTGCGCACGGGATTTCCGGGCGGGGCAAGTTCCCCCGCGTGCCTGTTCCGGAAATCCCGGCCCGTTTTCCCGGCGGGGATTTCGCTTTCGCCCCTTGTGAAAAATTCCGACTCGGCCAGAAGGATATCCCGGCATTGAACGGCGTGGACGATCCCTCAGCCTCCATCATCACCCAGACCTCCAAAGGCTTCACCGCCACGAGGTGGTCGGCAAGGTCGTTCGCGGCTCGAAAGCCTCCATTCGTGATCGGGTCATTCCCGGAGGTCATGACTCGGTCCAATTCGGACGCTCGGGTGAATGGGAATGCGTTGATCGTGCCTGTTCCGTGAATTGTCGAGAACGGGAATGAATTCGCCGACAACAATCGCGGCACGTTGTTGGATACGGTGATTCTAGCGTCCCGGCGCCGGATTGCCGTCGACAATTCGGTACTGCTCGCCAAATGACGTTACGTCCCCGTACACGGATCGATCCGGTCGAGAGCGCGTCTTCTCGATGCCTCGACGCCGTGCGAATATCGAAACACCGAGCGGCGCCGGACTTTCAAATGCGCCGGTAAAAAGGAGAAACAGCATGCGTTTCAT contains these protein-coding regions:
- a CDS encoding replication-relaxation family protein, yielding MTNFKAPDQLDPDSRRDPRSPKKGKAPENLRAERRLPAASIAAYRGMWRTFSALRHDAIASGMEHRKRRSRMKRQKTDKRLALTARDLAIFELLERYRYLRSTFIHAFVGGASETRFKERLGDLYHEGGYLNRPEQQWETAHSRYLPAIYENSNRAREVLAAHGKLAEPCPHMPYGAGAGRQFVHSLMICEVLAAIELATVSDPNLRFIAWPEILAKAPKATRNDAHPMRLPVSARLDKTIVLSREYVVPDGLFGLEYRMTGERSYRFFALEIDRGTMPIHRSNALQSSFSAKLRAYRDIAERDVHKSRLGIPNLLILTVTSSETRKDNMMSTLSNEAGRGAMFLFKAVADLSLPAGRQDRARRVRGELWERSGHPALDIFSDTECQVERDG
- a CDS encoding site-specific integrase, which gives rise to MPRTKKIDKALQIAAESVAISDLLSQRAERAKLRPTTYFHLVKFIEGDALAYRPRLRGGVWFIKARVDGRYLARLIARADDLEPADGESVLSYAQALEKGRSILSGDKRSFFAPRRMEFLPHTLRVCPIGEVYTVGHALRDYLEEKRNNGSPQGYRTAVADANAYIVGDLSSIPCADLDIKFLKEWFRSLGTRPLEASNFVRRSNNQPIVYNDGEADRKAKVRANCVLITLKAALNLAWRDGRIETDTQWRRLLPYRSVRKARRRILSSNEIEALLKAAPPDLRKLILGGLFTGCRSGELMALRPSNFNYETGTLFVHATKTCRSRNIVLPYEAISYFERLTHTLGEKHPIFHRSNGEPWGHRGYCHLMRKISIEANIEPPVIFHELRHTYASRLIMSGVSPFVVADQLGHADCTQIIKTYGHVSAEFAVDQVRTLFPRIEATAAEVAKTARWHKGLKENPPPRWKRIGRI